Proteins found in one Micromonospora sp. WMMD1082 genomic segment:
- a CDS encoding glycogen debranching N-terminal domain-containing protein, translating to MREETVSILDSNTFAVSSMNGDMEASDTFPTGMFAFDTRFLSKWRLTAERQPLEPLSVDTLQHSRARFFLVPARFSSCIEAKISIIRDRLIGHSMAEELTVLNHGSEPVELTMHLEVDSDFADIFEIKNIQPRKSGRCFVEVGRGRLKIGYEREAFLRETLITTSTAAEVGESGFKFIVRIDPYGTWTTRLHVEPLGKNEQNIRGSLQGKCGHSGPDAQEDHQRWVSSMPRLETEDEALKVTYHRCLDDLAALRYTPIISAGQRAMPAAGLPWFMTVFGRDAILTSLQVLPFTPEFAWTTLQQLGVLQGSRLDDFRDEEPGKIPHEFRFGESAAFADQPHTPYYGTVDATPLYVVLLDEYERWSGDAAMVRQCEGFARAALEWIDEYGDLRGNGYLWYQCRSKPNGLENQCWKDSPDSISYRDGRLPGLPRATCEVQGYAYDAKRRGARLAREFWNDPDLADRLERESAELKERFNSDFWVDDGGYFALALDPDGNQVDALSSNIGHLLWSGIVDESKAASIVEHLLGPRLFSGWGVRTLAEGQGRYNPVGYHVGTVWPFDNSFIAWGLRRYGFKAEAARIAEAILDAAEFFQGRLPEAFGGYPRKLTHYPVEYPTACSPQAWSTGAPLLLLRTMLGIEPRGDHLLVDPAVPQKLGRIELLDIPGRWGTADAFGRGHY from the coding sequence ATGAGGGAAGAAACGGTTAGCATCTTGGACAGCAACACCTTCGCCGTCAGTTCAATGAATGGAGACATGGAAGCGTCGGACACTTTCCCAACGGGGATGTTCGCGTTTGATACCCGTTTCCTGTCGAAATGGCGTCTTACCGCCGAGCGTCAGCCACTCGAGCCGCTATCTGTGGATACCCTGCAGCACTCAAGGGCCAGATTCTTTCTGGTTCCCGCTAGATTCTCCAGCTGCATCGAGGCGAAAATATCGATTATCAGGGATCGACTTATTGGTCACAGCATGGCGGAGGAGCTAACAGTTCTTAACCATGGCAGCGAGCCCGTCGAACTCACCATGCACCTCGAAGTAGATAGTGACTTTGCAGACATCTTCGAAATCAAGAACATCCAGCCACGGAAGTCAGGACGGTGTTTCGTCGAGGTTGGCCGAGGTCGGCTCAAGATCGGTTATGAGCGAGAGGCATTCCTCCGCGAGACGCTAATCACGACGTCAACGGCAGCGGAGGTAGGCGAAAGCGGATTCAAGTTCATCGTGCGGATCGATCCTTACGGCACATGGACTACCAGACTCCATGTCGAGCCGCTGGGAAAGAACGAGCAAAACATTCGGGGAAGCCTGCAAGGAAAATGCGGCCATTCTGGGCCAGACGCACAGGAAGACCATCAACGATGGGTCTCATCCATGCCACGCCTGGAGACCGAAGACGAGGCCTTGAAGGTTACATACCACCGTTGCCTGGACGACTTGGCGGCCTTGCGCTACACGCCGATCATCTCGGCGGGGCAACGGGCGATGCCGGCGGCGGGTCTACCCTGGTTCATGACGGTCTTCGGCCGCGACGCGATCCTCACCAGCCTCCAGGTTCTTCCCTTCACCCCCGAGTTCGCCTGGACCACGTTGCAACAACTCGGGGTTCTTCAAGGGAGCAGACTTGACGACTTCCGTGACGAAGAGCCCGGCAAGATACCCCACGAGTTCCGATTCGGAGAATCTGCCGCATTCGCCGATCAGCCTCACACGCCCTACTACGGTACTGTCGACGCTACTCCGTTGTACGTAGTCCTGCTCGACGAGTACGAGCGATGGAGTGGTGACGCCGCGATGGTGCGTCAGTGTGAAGGCTTCGCGCGAGCCGCCCTTGAATGGATTGACGAGTACGGCGACCTGCGCGGCAACGGCTACCTGTGGTACCAGTGCCGCAGCAAGCCCAACGGGCTGGAAAATCAGTGCTGGAAAGATTCCCCAGACTCCATATCGTACCGAGACGGCAGGCTGCCGGGACTGCCGCGCGCCACGTGCGAGGTGCAAGGATACGCGTACGATGCGAAGCGGCGAGGGGCGCGCCTAGCGCGTGAGTTCTGGAACGATCCCGACCTCGCTGACCGCCTCGAACGGGAATCTGCCGAACTTAAGGAGCGCTTCAACAGTGACTTCTGGGTCGATGACGGCGGCTACTTCGCCCTCGCACTGGATCCGGACGGCAACCAGGTCGATGCGCTTTCTTCCAACATCGGCCACCTGCTTTGGAGCGGTATCGTCGATGAGTCGAAGGCGGCTTCCATAGTCGAGCATCTACTTGGCCCACGGCTTTTCTCGGGTTGGGGCGTACGAACGCTCGCTGAGGGACAGGGACGCTACAATCCCGTTGGCTATCACGTCGGAACTGTCTGGCCATTCGACAATTCCTTCATCGCCTGGGGGTTGCGGCGTTACGGATTCAAAGCGGAGGCGGCGCGGATAGCGGAGGCTATCCTGGACGCTGCTGAGTTCTTCCAGGGTCGCCTACCGGAAGCATTCGGCGGTTACCCGAGAAAGCTGACCCACTACCCGGTCGAGTACCCGACGGCGTGTAGCCCTCAGGCATGGTCCACCGGGGCTCCGCTGCTCCTGCTCCGCACCATGCTCGGCATCGAGCCTCGCGGCGACCACCTGCTCGTGGATCCCGCCGTGCCGCAGAAGCTCGGACGCATCGAGTTGCTCGACATTCCCGGCCGCTGGGGCACCGCCGACGCCTTCGGACGGGGGCACTACTGA
- a CDS encoding S1 family peptidase — MAGLLALAITTAGCAATTSQESPGGGSSTAPTPTAGGLPEQILAAVAKSIDGTEEQARERLARQAEMTELHTTIAPSLKDDWSAGTWLDRDTGNLVVAVTNERRAAEIRARNAEPRLVTRSAQDLRNVRTQVERLLKQHAVTWVGTSIDVTKNVVVLTTQKADLPTPVATALHRTFGDAIDIRYQDARDTVLSIASGDQMASDNMLCSVGWWVRDARSPVVRNYVMTAGHCVADSPVVPWRHAEGEIGRLGRFSFDTPIGSDWALISVDDDAARRLSPAVSVRQAKPAGEGDDRELVTSLSIAATAPKTAFLTGTIVCKNGRTTQVTCGRVIANDSDVNADTGGGRAVRLRGFTRVSLLVQPGDSGGPVFILDPRGRNQVTAIGVVSSGGGDQSNPLAATMAFQPLDRALAESGTRLVIDPNVSR; from the coding sequence GTGGCCGGGCTGCTCGCCCTGGCCATCACGACCGCTGGCTGCGCCGCGACGACCAGCCAGGAGTCGCCGGGTGGCGGCTCCTCGACTGCCCCCACCCCGACGGCCGGCGGGTTGCCCGAGCAGATCTTGGCAGCAGTGGCGAAGTCCATTGACGGCACCGAGGAACAGGCCCGTGAGCGGCTGGCCCGGCAGGCCGAGATGACCGAACTGCACACGACGATCGCCCCGTCCCTGAAAGACGACTGGAGCGCCGGCACCTGGCTCGACCGGGACACCGGCAACCTGGTGGTGGCCGTCACCAACGAACGCCGGGCCGCCGAGATCCGGGCCCGCAACGCCGAACCACGACTGGTCACCCGATCAGCACAGGACCTGCGTAACGTGCGAACGCAGGTAGAGCGCCTCCTGAAACAACACGCCGTCACCTGGGTCGGCACGTCCATCGACGTCACCAAGAACGTCGTCGTCCTCACCACCCAAAAGGCAGACCTACCCACACCGGTAGCCACCGCGCTACACCGCACCTTCGGCGACGCCATCGACATCCGCTACCAAGATGCCCGCGACACCGTCCTCTCCATCGCCAGCGGCGACCAGATGGCCTCCGACAACATGCTGTGTTCGGTTGGCTGGTGGGTCCGGGACGCACGATCCCCCGTCGTCAGAAACTACGTGATGACGGCGGGCCACTGCGTAGCCGACAGCCCAGTCGTCCCGTGGCGACACGCGGAGGGGGAGATCGGCCGGCTTGGGCGGTTCAGCTTCGACACCCCGATCGGCTCTGACTGGGCTCTCATCTCTGTGGATGACGATGCTGCGCGACGGTTGTCGCCCGCGGTGTCGGTCCGACAAGCCAAGCCCGCAGGCGAGGGAGACGATCGCGAACTGGTCACCAGCCTGTCCATCGCGGCCACGGCCCCCAAAACCGCGTTCCTGACCGGAACTATCGTCTGCAAGAACGGCCGCACGACGCAGGTCACCTGCGGCCGCGTCATCGCGAATGACTCCGACGTCAACGCCGACACCGGCGGCGGCCGCGCCGTCCGGCTCAGAGGGTTCACCCGAGTATCCCTCCTCGTCCAACCCGGCGACAGCGGCGGCCCTGTCTTCATCCTCGACCCACGCGGACGAAACCAGGTAACCGCCATCGGCGTGGTCAGCTCAGGCGGCGGAGACCAAAGCAACCCACTCGCCGCCACGATGGCCTTCCAGCCACTCGACAGGGCACTCGCCGAATCCGGCACGAGGCTGGTCATCGACCCCAACGTATCCCGCTAG
- a CDS encoding peptidase inhibitor family I36 protein — MKRPFRAGALAAALVVAGFGVAGLPAPASANQQACSLRAWEHVDFTGHSWCYGILGAGLGDLRDANDRISSVRNRSGQSFCLNTGKNFSGGHTLRVPPNTSYSRVADHGPFNDNFESIRYC, encoded by the coding sequence ATGAAACGTCCATTCAGGGCTGGAGCGCTGGCCGCGGCTCTGGTCGTCGCCGGGTTTGGCGTGGCCGGCCTGCCGGCACCCGCGTCAGCCAATCAGCAGGCGTGCAGTCTCCGGGCATGGGAACACGTGGACTTCACGGGACACTCGTGGTGCTACGGGATCCTCGGCGCCGGACTCGGTGACCTCCGTGACGCCAACGACCGGATCAGCTCCGTCAGGAACCGCTCTGGTCAGTCGTTCTGCCTGAACACGGGCAAGAACTTCTCGGGCGGCCACACGTTGCGCGTTCCCCCGAATACGTCCTACAGCCGAGTGGCCGACCACGGCCCCTTCAACGACAACTTCGAGTCGATCAGGTACTGCTGA